A region of Nocardioides sp. JS614 DNA encodes the following proteins:
- a CDS encoding sensor histidine kinase, with protein sequence MSQADLDALADGTVLAGPDGRVTAVNVAAARLLGADPRNAVGRPLGQVLALRDHDGRDWCSVNRPYEGLATRTGVPEQTWLLPDGTEVLVVARLHRPALDRPVDRVAVSLRSGRGRARLDRERSDLVATVAHELRSPLTGVKGFVQALLNRWDKLSDDQKKLMLRTVSADSDRLSRLIAELLDVARIDTGRLQLYPRPSDPGLLVRRVVDSVGASTSRTLVLEVSAAVPEVLVDPDKFTQVVTNLVENAVRHGAGTVRVVVDAVAKGDRPTAVRLVVEDEGEGIAPELRRRVFTKFWRSGSSGGSGLGLYLVNGLVEAHGGTVAIGETGSGGARIEVSVPVA encoded by the coding sequence GTGAGCCAGGCGGACCTCGACGCGCTCGCCGACGGCACCGTGCTGGCCGGCCCCGACGGCCGGGTCACCGCGGTCAACGTGGCCGCCGCCCGGCTCCTCGGCGCCGACCCGAGGAACGCCGTGGGCCGCCCGCTGGGGCAGGTCCTCGCCCTCCGCGACCACGACGGGCGCGACTGGTGCTCGGTGAACCGGCCCTACGAGGGGCTGGCCACCCGGACCGGCGTCCCGGAGCAGACCTGGCTGCTGCCCGATGGCACCGAGGTGCTGGTCGTGGCCCGGCTGCACCGCCCGGCCCTGGACCGACCCGTCGACCGGGTGGCCGTGAGCCTGCGCTCGGGGCGCGGCCGGGCCCGCCTGGACCGGGAGCGCTCCGACCTGGTCGCCACGGTCGCGCACGAGCTGCGCTCGCCGCTCACCGGCGTCAAGGGCTTCGTCCAAGCACTGCTGAACCGCTGGGACAAGCTCAGCGACGACCAGAAGAAGCTGATGCTGAGGACCGTCAGCGCGGACTCCGACCGCCTCAGCAGGCTGATCGCCGAGCTGCTCGACGTCGCCCGGATCGACACCGGCCGGCTCCAGCTCTACCCGCGGCCCTCGGACCCGGGGCTGCTCGTGCGGCGCGTGGTGGACTCCGTCGGGGCGAGCACCAGCCGGACCCTGGTGCTCGAGGTCTCGGCTGCGGTGCCCGAGGTCCTCGTGGACCCCGACAAGTTCACCCAGGTGGTGACGAACCTGGTCGAGAACGCCGTCCGCCACGGCGCCGGCACGGTCCGGGTCGTCGTCGACGCGGTGGCGAAGGGGGACCGACCGACGGCCGTCCGGCTCGTGGTGGAGGACGAGGGCGAGGGCATCGCGCCCGAGCTGCGCCGCCGGGTCTTCACGAAGTTCTGGCGCAGCGGGTCGAGCGGCGGCTCCGGTCTCGGGCTGTACCTCGTGAACGGGCTCGTGGAGGCCCACGGCGGCACCGTCGCGATCGGGGAGACCGGCTCCGGAGGGGCCCGCATCGAAGTCTCCGTCCCGGTCGCCTGA
- the pheS gene encoding phenylalanine--tRNA ligase subunit alpha — translation MSGPNTDYDPVEVTPLQPEEVEAARDAALAAIAAAGDLTELKQARLEHAGDRSPLALANREIGALPPQARKEAGQRIGQARGAVNQALAARQAVLETEQEERMLVEETVDVTLPTDRVPTGARHPLTTGAELIADIFVAMGWEVAEGPVIEAEWLNFDALNLGPDHPARTMQDTFWTEPADHGMVLRTHTSPVQARTMLTRTPPIYVVCPGRVFRTDEYDATHSPVFHQVEGLAVDEGITMAHLKGTLDHFAAAMFGAGISTRFRPSYFPFTEPSAEVDLVCFVCRGAGELDGAPCRTCRGEGWIEWGGCGVVNPRVLTACGVDAQRYTGFAFGMGIDRTLMFRHGIEDLRELFEGDVRFTTAFGTEL, via the coding sequence TTGTCGGGCCCGAACACCGATTACGACCCCGTGGAGGTCACCCCGTTGCAGCCCGAGGAGGTCGAGGCCGCGCGCGACGCGGCGCTCGCGGCCATCGCGGCGGCGGGCGATCTCACCGAGCTCAAGCAGGCGCGCCTGGAGCACGCCGGCGACCGCTCGCCGCTCGCGCTCGCCAACCGGGAGATCGGGGCGTTGCCGCCCCAGGCCCGCAAGGAGGCCGGCCAGCGCATCGGCCAGGCCCGCGGCGCCGTGAACCAGGCCCTCGCCGCCCGCCAGGCCGTGCTCGAGACGGAGCAGGAGGAGCGGATGCTGGTCGAGGAGACCGTCGACGTGACGCTCCCGACCGACCGGGTGCCCACGGGTGCCCGCCACCCGCTCACGACGGGCGCCGAGCTGATCGCCGACATCTTCGTCGCGATGGGCTGGGAGGTCGCCGAGGGGCCGGTCATCGAGGCCGAGTGGCTCAACTTCGACGCCCTCAACCTCGGTCCCGACCATCCGGCTCGCACCATGCAGGACACGTTCTGGACCGAGCCCGCCGACCACGGGATGGTGCTGCGCACCCACACCTCACCGGTCCAGGCCCGGACGATGCTCACCCGCACCCCGCCGATCTACGTCGTGTGTCCCGGGCGCGTCTTCCGCACCGACGAGTACGACGCCACGCACAGCCCCGTCTTCCACCAGGTCGAGGGCCTCGCGGTCGACGAGGGCATCACGATGGCGCACCTCAAGGGCACCCTCGACCACTTCGCGGCCGCGATGTTCGGCGCGGGCATCAGCACCCGGTTCCGGCCGTCGTACTTCCCGTTCACCGAGCCCAGCGCCGAGGTCGACCTGGTCTGCTTCGTGTGCCGCGGGGCCGGCGAGCTCGACGGCGCGCCGTGCCGCACCTGCCGGGGCGAGGGCTGGATCGAGTGGGGCGGCTGCGGCGTGGTCAACCCACGGGTGCTCACCGCCTGCGGCGTCGACGCCCAGCGCTACACGGGCTTCGCGTTCGGCATGGGCATCGACCGCACCCTGATGTTCCGCCACGGCATCGAGGACCTGCGCGAGCTGTTCGAGGGCGACGTCCGGTTCACCACGGCCTTCGGAACGGAGCTCTGA
- the pheT gene encoding phenylalanine--tRNA ligase subunit beta: MKTPVSWIREHVDLPDGVTTEDLTRRLTALGLKLEAIESAGADITGPLVIGRVLTMQPEPQKNGKTINWCTVDVGAANGTGEPQGIVCGAHNFAPGDLVVVVLPGGVLAGGFEISARKTYGHVSAGMICSARELGIGEDHDGIIVLPPDAGEPGEGAFDVLGLGEEVIEFEINPDRAYALSVRGVAREAALAYGAPYRDPADRPVPAPNRDGYPVVIDDPDGCPMFVARTVSGFDPTAPTPGWMARRLQQCGMRPISLAVDVTNYVMLETGRPIHGYDADKLQGPIRVRRARAGERLTTLDGADRELSTEDLVVTDDSGIIGLGGVMGGETTELSESTTTVLVEAAHWDAVSMFRTGKRHKISSEAGKRNERGVDPVITPAAADRVVELLTTYGGGTAEPGVTVVGTAPARPTITIGYDLPARVTGMAIDAATTVTNLEAVGCALVKADTTLTATPSPWRPDLNDPFDLVEEVARIVGYDQVPSVLPREAAGRGLTREQRLRRRVGRTLAGAGCVEVISFPFIGDAAFDALGLEADDPRRHTVRLANPLSSEEPSYTTTLLPGLLRAAARNLGRGASGVSLFETGTVAFPVDRGPAPIYGVDWRPTADEVAKLDEALPEQPLHLVVVLAGERERAGWWGAGRESGWSDAIALVRRLGTELGVAVDVDGATRMPWHPGRCAQVSVNGELLGHAGELHPKVCQSFGLPPRSAAVEIDLDALMRHARDVTPGPDFSTYPLAKEDVALVVDQAVTAAEVGAALREGAGELLESIRLFDLYTGEQVGAGRKSLAFALRFRAPDRTLTEEETAAARDAAVALAAERTGAVQRS; encoded by the coding sequence ATGAAGACCCCCGTCTCCTGGATCCGCGAGCACGTCGACCTCCCCGACGGTGTCACCACCGAGGACCTGACGCGCCGGCTGACTGCCCTGGGCCTCAAGCTCGAGGCGATCGAGAGCGCCGGCGCCGACATCACCGGGCCGCTCGTCATCGGCCGGGTGCTGACGATGCAGCCGGAGCCGCAGAAGAACGGCAAGACGATCAACTGGTGCACGGTGGACGTCGGCGCCGCCAACGGGACCGGAGAGCCCCAGGGGATCGTCTGCGGCGCGCACAACTTCGCACCGGGCGACCTCGTGGTCGTCGTGCTGCCGGGAGGGGTACTCGCCGGCGGGTTCGAGATCTCCGCCCGCAAGACCTACGGCCACGTCTCGGCCGGCATGATCTGCTCGGCCCGCGAGCTCGGCATCGGCGAGGACCACGACGGCATCATCGTGCTGCCCCCCGACGCCGGTGAGCCGGGCGAGGGCGCGTTCGACGTCCTCGGGCTCGGCGAGGAGGTCATCGAGTTCGAGATCAACCCGGACCGTGCCTACGCACTGTCGGTGCGCGGCGTCGCCCGCGAGGCCGCGCTCGCGTACGGCGCGCCGTACCGGGACCCGGCCGACCGGCCCGTCCCGGCCCCGAACCGCGACGGCTACCCGGTCGTCATCGACGACCCCGACGGCTGCCCGATGTTCGTGGCCCGCACCGTCTCAGGGTTCGACCCGACCGCCCCGACACCCGGCTGGATGGCGCGCCGCCTCCAGCAGTGCGGCATGCGGCCCATCTCGCTGGCCGTCGACGTCACCAACTACGTGATGCTCGAGACCGGTCGTCCGATCCACGGCTACGACGCCGACAAGCTCCAAGGCCCGATCCGGGTCCGCCGGGCCCGGGCCGGCGAGCGGCTCACCACCCTGGACGGGGCCGACCGGGAGCTGTCCACCGAGGACCTGGTCGTCACCGACGACTCCGGGATCATCGGCCTGGGCGGGGTGATGGGCGGCGAGACGACCGAGCTGTCCGAGTCGACCACGACCGTGCTCGTCGAGGCTGCGCACTGGGACGCCGTCTCGATGTTCCGCACCGGCAAGCGGCACAAGATCAGCTCCGAGGCCGGCAAGCGCAACGAGCGCGGAGTCGACCCGGTGATCACCCCCGCCGCCGCGGACCGCGTGGTCGAGCTGCTCACGACGTACGGCGGGGGCACCGCAGAGCCGGGCGTCACGGTCGTCGGCACCGCTCCGGCGCGGCCCACGATCACCATCGGCTACGACCTGCCGGCGCGGGTCACCGGCATGGCGATCGACGCCGCGACCACCGTCACGAACCTCGAGGCCGTCGGCTGCGCGCTGGTCAAGGCGGACACGACCCTGACCGCGACCCCGTCGCCGTGGCGACCCGACCTCAACGACCCCTTCGACCTGGTCGAGGAGGTGGCCCGGATCGTCGGCTACGACCAGGTGCCCTCGGTGCTGCCCCGGGAGGCCGCCGGCCGCGGGCTGACCCGCGAGCAGCGGCTGCGCCGGCGCGTGGGCCGCACCCTCGCCGGCGCCGGCTGCGTCGAGGTGATCAGCTTCCCGTTCATCGGCGACGCCGCGTTCGACGCCCTCGGGCTCGAGGCCGACGACCCGCGGCGGCACACGGTGCGGCTCGCGAACCCGCTCTCCAGCGAGGAGCCGTCGTACACCACGACGCTGCTCCCGGGCCTGCTCCGGGCGGCCGCGCGCAACCTCGGCCGCGGTGCGTCCGGGGTGTCGCTCTTCGAGACCGGCACCGTCGCGTTCCCCGTCGACCGCGGTCCCGCGCCGATCTACGGCGTGGACTGGCGCCCGACCGCCGACGAGGTGGCCAAGCTGGACGAGGCGCTCCCCGAGCAGCCGCTGCACCTCGTCGTCGTCCTCGCCGGTGAGCGCGAGCGGGCCGGCTGGTGGGGCGCGGGACGGGAGTCCGGCTGGTCGGACGCCATCGCCCTGGTCCGCCGGCTCGGCACCGAGCTCGGCGTCGCGGTGGACGTCGACGGCGCCACCCGGATGCCCTGGCACCCGGGCCGGTGCGCGCAGGTCAGCGTCAACGGTGAGCTGCTCGGCCACGCGGGTGAGCTGCACCCCAAGGTCTGCCAGTCCTTCGGCCTCCCACCGCGCAGCGCGGCCGTCGAGATCGACCTGGACGCGCTGATGCGGCACGCCCGCGACGTCACACCCGGGCCCGACTTCTCGACGTACCCGTTGGCGAAGGAGGACGTCGCCCTGGTCGTGGACCAGGCTGTGACCGCGGCCGAGGTCGGCGCCGCGCTGCGGGAGGGCGCGGGCGAGCTGCTCGAGTCGATCCGGCTGTTCGACCTCTACACCGGGGAGCAGGTCGGTGCCGGCCGCAAGTCGCTGGCCTTCGCCCTGCGCTTCCGGGCGCCCGACCGGACGCTCACCGAGGAGGAGACGGCGGCCGCCCGCGACGCAGCCGTCGCGCTGGCCGCCGAACGCACCGGTGCCGTCCAGCGGAGCTGA
- a CDS encoding maleylpyruvate isomerase N-terminal domain-containing protein, giving the protein MARLAFDDYVGHLRADSARFRAVLAGCDPDARVPGCPDWTAADLLWHLAEVHQFWARVIRERPAAPGEDWVEPERPASYDALLVAFDEHSAALAATLEAADPAEPAWSWSEEQTVGFTFRRQAHEALIHRLDAEQTAGEVTPLDPELAADGVEEALAVMFGGTPPWGAFTGLPLHVRVDLTDRDESVWVQIGHFTGTDPESGAHHDGVDDISVVPDPGGEPDVVVDGPAGAVDAWLWRRGDDREIRVAGDRAVYDRFRRAVDQPID; this is encoded by the coding sequence ATGGCAAGACTCGCCTTCGACGACTACGTGGGGCACCTCCGTGCGGACTCCGCCCGCTTCCGGGCGGTGCTGGCCGGGTGCGACCCGGACGCCCGCGTGCCCGGCTGCCCCGACTGGACGGCGGCCGACCTGCTCTGGCACCTGGCCGAGGTGCACCAGTTCTGGGCCCGGGTGATCCGCGAGCGCCCCGCCGCTCCGGGCGAGGACTGGGTGGAGCCCGAGCGCCCGGCGTCGTACGACGCGCTCCTGGTGGCCTTCGACGAGCACTCGGCCGCGCTGGCAGCCACCCTGGAGGCCGCCGACCCGGCCGAGCCCGCCTGGTCGTGGTCGGAGGAGCAGACCGTCGGGTTCACCTTCCGCCGCCAGGCCCACGAGGCGCTGATCCACCGCCTCGACGCCGAGCAGACGGCGGGCGAGGTCACGCCGCTGGACCCCGAGCTGGCCGCGGACGGGGTCGAGGAGGCCCTGGCCGTCATGTTCGGCGGCACCCCGCCGTGGGGCGCCTTCACCGGTCTCCCGCTGCACGTCCGCGTCGACCTGACCGACCGGGACGAGTCGGTGTGGGTGCAGATCGGGCACTTCACCGGCACCGACCCCGAGAGCGGCGCCCACCACGACGGGGTCGACGACATCTCCGTGGTCCCCGACCCCGGGGGCGAGCCGGACGTCGTGGTCGACGGGCCGGCCGGCGCCGTCGACGCCTGGCTCTGGCGCCGCGGTGACGACCGGGAGATCCGGGTCGCCGGCGACCGCGCCGTCTACGACCGGTTCCGCCGGGCCGTGGACCAGCCGATCGACTGA
- the argC gene encoding N-acetyl-gamma-glutamyl-phosphate reductase gives MHMTSIRIAVAGASGYAGGELLRLLLGHPDVEIGALTGASNAGQPLGALQPHLVPLADRVLVETSLETLSGHDVVFLALPHGQSGELAARLGDADPETVVVDCGADFRLADAAAWERYYGGPHAGTWPYGLPELPGQRERLSGARRIAVPGCYPTISTLALAPAVAAGIVEPDVVVVAASGTSGAGKAAKPHLLGSEIMGNASAYGVGGVHRHTPEITQNLSALVHETVKVSFTPLLVPMPRGILATCSAPLRGDVSAEDAYAVYAKAYADEPFIHLLPVGQWPQTKSVTGSNAVHLQVTVDEDARRMVAVGAVDNLSKGTAGAAVQCMNLALGLDEGLGLSTVGVAP, from the coding sequence ATGCACATGACCAGCATTCGGATCGCGGTCGCCGGCGCCAGCGGCTACGCGGGGGGCGAGCTGTTGCGCCTGCTCCTGGGCCACCCGGACGTGGAGATCGGCGCCCTCACCGGCGCCTCGAACGCGGGCCAGCCCCTGGGCGCGTTGCAGCCGCACCTGGTCCCGCTCGCCGACCGGGTCCTGGTGGAGACCTCCCTGGAGACGCTCTCCGGCCACGACGTGGTGTTCCTGGCACTCCCGCACGGTCAGTCCGGTGAGCTCGCCGCGCGGCTCGGCGACGCGGACCCGGAGACCGTGGTCGTCGACTGCGGTGCCGACTTCCGGCTCGCCGACGCCGCCGCGTGGGAGCGGTACTACGGCGGCCCGCACGCCGGCACCTGGCCCTACGGCCTCCCGGAGCTCCCCGGTCAGCGGGAGCGGCTGTCCGGCGCCCGCCGGATCGCGGTGCCCGGCTGCTACCCGACGATCTCGACGCTCGCGCTCGCGCCGGCGGTCGCGGCCGGCATCGTCGAACCCGACGTGGTCGTGGTCGCCGCCTCCGGCACCAGCGGCGCCGGCAAGGCGGCCAAGCCCCACCTGCTCGGCAGCGAGATCATGGGCAACGCGAGCGCCTACGGCGTCGGCGGCGTCCACCGGCACACCCCTGAGATCACCCAGAACCTCTCCGCGCTGGTCCACGAGACCGTCAAGGTCAGCTTCACGCCGCTGCTCGTGCCGATGCCCCGCGGCATCCTCGCCACCTGCTCGGCGCCCCTGCGCGGCGACGTCAGCGCCGAGGACGCCTACGCCGTCTACGCCAAGGCGTACGCCGACGAGCCGTTCATCCACCTGCTCCCGGTCGGCCAGTGGCCGCAGACCAAGTCGGTGACCGGGTCCAACGCCGTGCACCTCCAGGTCACGGTCGACGAGGACGCACGACGAATGGTCGCCGTCGGAGCCGTGGACAACCTGTCCAAGGGCACCGCCGGCGCTGCCGTCCAGTGCATGAACCTCGCGCTCGGTCTCGACGAAGGACTGGGCCTCTCGACCGTAGGAGTAGCTCCGTGA
- the argJ gene encoding bifunctional glutamate N-acetyltransferase/amino-acid acetyltransferase ArgJ, with amino-acid sequence MSVTSPKGFRAAGVAAGLKSTGAKDVALVVNDGPHFDSASVFTSNRCKANPVLWSQEAVKDGTVRAVVLNSGGANCYTGPDGFQTTHAVAERVAERLGFGPIDVVVCSTGLIGLANDRAQVLAGVDAAYAGLAGDGGPQAAEAIMTTDSVSKQTVVEGAGWSIGGMAKGAGMLAPQLATMLVVLTTDAVVPAADLDAAVRAATAVSFDRLDSDGCMSTNDTVTVMASGASGITPSSPDFTAALTQACTDLAMQLLRDAEGADHEIAITVLNAATEAEAVEVGRSVARSNLFKAAVFGNDPNWGRVLASIGTTSAQFDPADLDVAMNGVWVCRRSTPDADPATVDLKPREVSVTIDLKSGSERATVWTNDLTHAYVHENSAYSS; translated from the coding sequence GTGAGTGTCACCTCCCCGAAGGGCTTCCGGGCCGCCGGCGTCGCCGCCGGCCTGAAGTCCACCGGCGCCAAGGACGTCGCCCTCGTTGTCAACGACGGGCCGCACTTCGACTCCGCCAGCGTCTTCACGTCCAACCGCTGCAAGGCCAACCCCGTGCTCTGGAGCCAGGAGGCCGTCAAGGACGGCACGGTCCGCGCCGTCGTCCTCAACTCCGGTGGGGCCAACTGCTACACCGGCCCCGACGGCTTCCAGACCACCCACGCGGTCGCCGAGCGCGTGGCGGAGCGGCTGGGCTTCGGCCCGATCGACGTGGTCGTCTGCTCGACCGGCCTGATCGGCCTGGCCAACGACCGCGCGCAGGTGCTCGCCGGCGTGGATGCGGCGTACGCCGGGCTCGCGGGCGACGGTGGCCCGCAGGCGGCCGAGGCGATCATGACCACCGACTCGGTCAGCAAGCAGACCGTCGTCGAGGGCGCCGGCTGGTCGATCGGCGGGATGGCCAAGGGCGCCGGGATGCTCGCGCCGCAGCTCGCCACGATGCTGGTCGTCCTCACGACCGATGCCGTGGTCCCCGCAGCCGACCTCGACGCCGCGGTCCGCGCCGCGACGGCGGTGTCCTTCGACCGGCTGGACTCCGACGGCTGCATGTCGACCAACGACACGGTCACGGTGATGGCCAGCGGCGCATCCGGCATCACGCCCTCGTCCCCGGACTTCACCGCGGCGCTCACCCAGGCGTGCACCGACCTCGCGATGCAGCTGCTCCGCGACGCCGAGGGCGCCGACCACGAGATCGCGATCACCGTGCTCAACGCCGCGACCGAGGCGGAGGCCGTCGAGGTCGGGCGCAGCGTCGCCCGGTCCAACCTGTTCAAGGCCGCCGTCTTCGGCAACGACCCCAACTGGGGCCGGGTGCTCGCCAGCATCGGCACCACCAGTGCCCAGTTCGACCCCGCGGACCTGGACGTGGCGATGAACGGCGTCTGGGTCTGCCGCCGGTCCACGCCGGACGCCGACCCGGCGACGGTCGACCTGAAGCCGCGCGAGGTCAGCGTCACCATCGACCTCAAGTCCGGCTCCGAGCGGGCGACGGTCTGGACCAACGACCTCACCCACGCCTACGTCCACGAGAACAGCGCGTACTCCTCATGA
- the argB gene encoding acetylglutamate kinase produces the protein MSIEHTSHDPSKPDPAKARTLAAALPWLKRYHGKIVVVKYGGNAMTDETLKRAFAEDIAFLRFAGFKPVVVHGGGPQISTMLDRLGIRSEFRGGLRVTTPEAMDVVRMVLVGQVQRELVGLINEHGPLAVGCSGEDAGLFTAEPANTVIDGEEVDLGLVGEVARVRPESVLDLIEAGRIPVVSSVAPDADGQVHNVNADSAAAALAVALGAEKLLVLTDVEGLYLDWPSSDDVIGEISPEALEEILPTLASGMVPKMGACLQAVRNGVPRATVVDGREPHAVLLELFTNEGVGTQVLPGVETKTRKARDTQS, from the coding sequence ATGAGCATCGAGCACACGTCCCACGACCCGAGCAAGCCCGATCCGGCCAAGGCCCGCACGCTCGCGGCGGCACTGCCCTGGCTGAAGCGCTACCACGGCAAGATCGTGGTCGTGAAGTACGGCGGCAACGCCATGACCGACGAGACGCTGAAGCGGGCCTTCGCCGAGGACATCGCCTTCCTGCGGTTCGCCGGCTTCAAGCCCGTGGTCGTCCACGGCGGTGGCCCGCAGATCTCGACGATGCTGGATCGCCTCGGGATCAGGTCGGAGTTCCGCGGCGGCCTGCGGGTGACGACCCCGGAGGCCATGGACGTCGTCCGGATGGTGCTGGTCGGCCAGGTGCAGCGTGAGCTCGTCGGGCTGATCAACGAGCACGGCCCGCTCGCCGTGGGCTGCTCGGGCGAGGATGCCGGGCTGTTCACCGCCGAGCCGGCGAACACCGTCATCGACGGCGAGGAGGTCGACCTCGGCCTGGTCGGCGAGGTCGCCCGGGTGCGGCCCGAGTCGGTGCTCGACTTGATCGAGGCCGGCCGGATCCCGGTCGTCTCCAGCGTCGCGCCGGACGCGGACGGGCAGGTCCACAACGTGAACGCCGACTCCGCCGCCGCGGCCCTCGCCGTCGCGCTCGGCGCCGAGAAGCTGCTGGTCCTCACCGACGTCGAGGGCCTCTACCTCGACTGGCCGAGCTCGGACGACGTGATCGGCGAGATCAGCCCGGAGGCGCTGGAGGAGATCCTCCCCACCCTCGCCTCGGGGATGGTGCCGAAGATGGGCGCCTGCCTGCAGGCGGTCCGGAACGGCGTCCCTCGGGCCACCGTCGTCGACGGCCGCGAGCCGCACGCGGTCCTGCTGGAGCTCTTCACCAACGAGGGCGTCGGCACCCAGGTGCTGCCCGGCGTCGAGACCAAGACCCGGAAGGCGAGGGACACCCAGTCATGA
- a CDS encoding acetylornithine transaminase, which translates to MNTFGPPKLVLTRGAGAHVWDADGNEYVDLLGGIAVNALGHGHPALVAAVTTQLQTLGHISNFFTSAPQVELAERLLALLGAGPGGGKVFFTNSGTEANEAAFKLTRRTGRTHVVVADGSFHGRTMGALALTSKAAYRAPFEPLPGEVTFVPYGDADALAAAVTDATAAVLLEPIQGEAGVVVPPEGYLAAARAIADEHGALLWLDEVQTGLGRTGRWFAFATSGITPDVVTVAKGLGGGFPIGACIGVGDAGNLLEPGNHGTTFGGNPVACAAALAVLRTIEDEDLLEHVTVLGEQLRDGLAADPRVSEVRGEGLLIGLDLTTDAAAAVVAAAQRAGFIVNNPTPSRIRLAPPLVLTPEDAESFLRAWPAILDEAMA; encoded by the coding sequence ATGAACACCTTCGGCCCCCCGAAGCTGGTGCTCACCCGCGGTGCGGGCGCGCACGTGTGGGATGCCGACGGCAACGAGTACGTCGACCTCCTCGGCGGGATCGCCGTCAACGCCCTCGGCCACGGCCACCCGGCGCTGGTCGCGGCCGTCACGACCCAGCTGCAGACCCTCGGGCACATCTCGAACTTCTTCACCAGCGCCCCGCAGGTCGAGCTCGCCGAGCGGCTGCTCGCCCTGCTGGGCGCCGGACCGGGCGGCGGCAAGGTGTTCTTCACCAACTCCGGCACCGAGGCCAACGAGGCCGCGTTCAAGCTGACCCGCCGCACCGGGCGCACCCACGTCGTGGTCGCCGACGGCAGCTTCCACGGCCGCACGATGGGCGCGCTCGCACTCACCTCGAAGGCGGCCTACCGCGCCCCGTTCGAGCCGTTGCCCGGCGAGGTGACGTTCGTGCCGTACGGCGACGCCGATGCCCTCGCGGCGGCCGTGACCGACGCGACGGCGGCGGTGCTGCTCGAGCCGATCCAGGGCGAGGCCGGCGTCGTCGTGCCCCCGGAGGGCTATCTCGCGGCGGCGCGCGCGATCGCCGACGAGCACGGCGCGCTGCTCTGGCTCGACGAGGTGCAGACCGGGCTGGGCAGGACCGGCCGATGGTTCGCGTTCGCGACCTCCGGGATCACTCCCGACGTCGTGACCGTCGCCAAGGGCCTGGGCGGCGGCTTCCCGATCGGCGCCTGCATCGGCGTCGGCGACGCCGGGAACCTGCTCGAGCCGGGCAACCACGGCACCACCTTCGGCGGCAACCCGGTGGCCTGCGCCGCAGCACTCGCCGTGCTCAGGACCATCGAGGACGAGGACCTCCTCGAGCACGTCACGGTCCTCGGCGAGCAGCTCCGCGACGGGCTGGCCGCCGACCCGCGGGTCTCCGAGGTCAGGGGGGAGGGGTTGCTGATCGGCCTCGACCTGACGACCGACGCCGCTGCCGCGGTCGTCGCCGCCGCCCAGCGGGCGGGCTTCATCGTGAACAACCCGACCCCGAGCCGGATCCGGCTGGCCCCGCCGCTGGTCCTCACCCCGGAGGACGCCGAGTCCTTCCTGCGGGCGTGGCCGGCCATCTTGGACGAGGCGATGGCATGA
- the argF gene encoding ornithine carbamoyltransferase yields MTRHFLADDDLSPAEQARVLDLAAELKQAPYDAKPLAGPRTVAMIFDKQTLRTQASFAAGIAELGGHPMLVDGALAGIGVRESVHDVARVLGRQAAMIVWRTYAQARLEEMAEHAGVPVVNALTDDFHPCQLLADLLTIREHKQRLAGLTVAFVGDGACNMGNSWLLAGVTAGLHVRVSSPEGYAPDPAMVERAAAIAATTGGSATLEPDPVAAVTGADVVVTDTWTSMGKEEEAVARTVALAPYSLTTELLGRADPDAIVLHCLPAYRGKEIEAAVLDGPQSVVWDEAENRRHAQKAVLSFLLEA; encoded by the coding sequence ATGACCCGGCACTTCCTGGCGGACGACGACCTGAGCCCCGCCGAGCAGGCGCGGGTCCTCGACCTGGCGGCCGAGCTCAAGCAGGCGCCGTACGACGCCAAGCCGCTCGCGGGCCCGCGCACGGTCGCGATGATCTTCGACAAGCAGACGCTGCGCACCCAGGCCTCGTTCGCCGCCGGCATCGCCGAGCTCGGCGGCCACCCGATGCTCGTCGACGGCGCCCTCGCCGGCATCGGCGTCCGGGAGTCGGTGCACGACGTGGCGCGGGTCCTGGGCCGGCAGGCGGCGATGATCGTCTGGCGCACCTACGCCCAGGCGCGGCTCGAGGAGATGGCCGAGCACGCGGGCGTGCCCGTGGTCAACGCGCTCACCGACGACTTCCACCCCTGCCAGCTGCTCGCCGACCTGCTCACGATCCGGGAGCACAAGCAACGGCTGGCCGGGCTGACCGTGGCGTTCGTCGGCGACGGCGCCTGCAACATGGGCAACTCGTGGCTGCTCGCGGGCGTGACCGCGGGCCTGCACGTGCGGGTCAGCTCTCCCGAGGGCTACGCCCCGGACCCGGCGATGGTCGAACGGGCCGCGGCCATCGCCGCGACCACCGGCGGGTCGGCCACCCTGGAGCCGGACCCGGTGGCCGCCGTGACCGGCGCCGACGTGGTCGTCACCGACACCTGGACGTCGATGGGCAAGGAGGAGGAGGCGGTGGCCCGGACGGTGGCCCTCGCGCCGTACTCCCTGACCACCGAGCTCCTCGGGCGGGCCGACCCGGACGCGATCGTCCTGCACTGCCTGCCTGCCTACCGCGGCAAGGAGATCGAGGCGGCCGTCCTCGACGGGCCCCAGAGCGTGGTCTGGGACGAGGCGGAGAACCGCCGCCACGCGCAGAAGGCCGTTCTGTCGTTCCTGTTGGAGGCGTGA